In the Deferribacter desulfuricans SSM1 genome, ATACCAATCTTATATGAGCTACAAAAACTATAATAATGAGCTTGGGATTGCAATATCTTGTGCAAATATTCCTGATGAAGTGGATTATGCATTTTTTGAAATAGGGACAAACAGTAAAGGTGAAATAAAAAAATATACAGATTATATCAGACCAGAGGTTGCTGTAATAACAAAAATAGCTTCCTCCCATATTGGTAGATTTGGAGATTTAAATGAGATAGCAGCGGAAAAATTTAGTATAGCAGAGACTGATTCAGTAAAAGAATTGTGGTTAAACGAAAATGATACAGTTTATTTGAAAGATGAAATTGTAAAAAACAAAAAGATTTTCACAGTTGGATTTAGTGAAAAGGCTGATTTTAGAATTATTGATATAAAGAGCTTAGATGGAGGGTATGAGTTTTATGTAAAATTCAATAGAGATAAATTTAAATTTCAGATTAATCATTTTTACTATCATTTTATTTTAAACGCATCGATGGCTGCAGGAGTAGCGTTAAGAGAAGGGATAGAGTATGATTATATTTATCAAGCTATTAAAGAGTTTTTGCCTGAGGAGAAAAGAGGGGTAGTTTATAATTATGAAAATATTGCCATTATCGATGATACATACAATGCAAGCATTGATTCTATAACAGCGGCGTTAAAGAGTTTGGATAAATATAAGTGTTTTAATAAGGACAAAATTGCAATAATTGGAGAAATTGCTGAAATAGAAGGTTTTGAGGATGAAATTTATGAAAAGCTAATAGAATTTGCTAAAAAGTTATCCGGTGTTACTGTTATTTTTTGTGGTGATTATTTTGATAAATACGAAGATTTTGAAAATATTAAGTTTTTCAACAATAAGCAAAAGCTCTATAAATATTTAAATAACATCAACTCTGGTTGTTTCTTGGTTAAAGCTTCAAGAAGTAAAAAGTTTGAAGAAATTGTAGATTATTTGATTACCAAAGGTAGAGGTAAATATGCTGTATAATTTGTTGTATCCATTAAGTGAGCATTTTATACTGTTTAATGTTTTTAAGTACATAACGTTTCGTACAATTTATGCAATAATTACCTCTTTTATAATAGCCATTGTATTTGGACCAAAAATTATTAAACAATTGAAGACACTGCAGATTTCCCAAAAAACTAAAGGGTATGAGCCTGAAAGGCATAAGGAGAAAGAAGGCACACCCACCATGGGAGGATTATTGATAATATTAAGCTGTGTTGTGTCAACGTTGTTGTGGGCAGATCTTAGGAATTATTACGTATGGATTGTGTTGTATGTCTTTATTTGCACTGCAGCAATAGGCCTTTTTGATGACTATATAAAAACTATTAAGAAAAACCCAGAGGGGTTATCCCCTAAGAGCAAATTTTTAGCTCAGGTAGTAGTTGCAGTAACAACTACAATTCTGATTATTTGGGTAGATAAGTCAAATATTGCTACAAAGCTATATTTCCCATTTTTTAAGCATTTAATAATAGACTTATCATATTTTTATATTTTGTTTGCAGTATTCATAATTGTGGGTACTTCTAATGCTGTAAATCTAACAGATGGTTTGGATGGGTTGGCAATTATGCCAACTGTAATTTCATTTGGTACCTTTATACTTTTTACATATTTGGCTGGACATATTAAGTTTTCAAATTACTTGCATATCCCTTATGTAGCTGGATCAGGTGAGCTAGCTATTTTTTGTGGGAGTATGGTTGGTGCTGGACTTGGATTTTTATGGTTTAATGCATTTCCTGCGTCTGTTTTTATGGGTGATGTTGGAAGCTTATCAATAGGCTCTGCTCTTGGTACAGTGGCAATTATTGTAAAGCAGGAAATCGTGTTAGCTATTGTTGGTGGTGTATTTGTAATTGAAACGTTGTCTGTCATTCTGCAAGTAGGTTTTTTTAAGGCTACAAAAGGTAAAAGATTATTTAGAATGGCACCTATTCATCATCATTATGAACTTAAAGGGTGGTCTGAACCTAAGATTATAGTGAGATTTTGGATTGTTTCATTTTTGTTGGCTTTGCTTGCATTAAGTACATTAAAACTAAGGTGATAAATGAGAGCAGCGATAGTAGGTTATGGTTTAAGCGGTAAAAGTGCTGAGAAAATACTGAGAGAAATTTTAAAAGTTGATAATATAGCTATATTTGATGATAAACAAGATGGTTTTAAGCCAACTGCTGATTTTGATGATGAAAATTTTGATTTGGTTGTTGTAAGTCCAGGATTAAATATAGAAAAACTAAATGTCAATAATAAATCTAAAGTTATAAGTGAATATGAACTTGTATTTAATTTGGTTAAAGACAAAACATTTATAGGAATTACAGGTAGCAATGGTAAATCGACTACCACATTTCTAACATCACAGATTTTAAACAAAATTGGGCTCAAAAGTGTTGCTTGTGGAAATATAGGATATCCACTTGGCTATGCAATATTTGATGATTTTGATTATTTTGTTGTGGAATTTTCAAGTTTTCAAATTGATTTGATGAGAAAAGGGGAATTTTTAGATGCAGGAGTAATAATAAATATTACACCTGACCATTTAGATAGGTATAAAACATTTGAAAATTATCTCAAATCAAAAGTAAGGTTGTCTGAGCTTTTAAAAGATGATGGATTCTTCGTAGTTGGTAAAGATATAACAAGCTATATTGCAAATTATGATTTATGCATTGATACTGATTTTAATGATTATCCAAAATTAAAAGGTGATGTCCTATATTTTGAAAATTTTTATATAAATGTTAATCATTTCCCTTTAGTTGGAAAACATAATCTGGTGAATCTCAGCTTTGCATTAGAAATTGTAAATAATTTTTATGAGCTAAAAGGGGATGTTACCCACTTAATTGAAGATTTAAAGGGTTTACCTCATAGATGTGAAATTGTTAGAGAAATTGATGGTATTTTATTTGTAAATGATTCTAAAGGGACAAATGTTGATTCCACTAAAACAGCACTAAAAGGGCTGGATGGTAAAATAATTTTATTGCTTGGTGGCTTGGACAAAGATGGTGACTTTAGTGAATTAAACGATGACATTAAAAAGAAATGTAAGGCTGTGGTTTGCTTTGGTAGAGATGCAAAAAATATTTATGATCAGATAGATTTTGAGAAAAAAATATTGGTTAATAAGCTTAAAGAAGCCTTTGATACAAGTACTGAACTAGCAAAAAGTGGCGATATTGTTTTACTTTCTCCAGGTTGTGCAAGTTTTGATGAGTTTAACAACTTTGAAGAAAGAGGTGAATATTTTAAAAAGTTGGTGGATGAATATGCCAGCAAATAGATTAAACAGAGAATACGACGAAAGGATATATGTTTTTGTGTTAACAATCATTTTGATAATTATAGGTTGCCTTTATATTTATAATGTTGGTTCAATTCAGGCTCAAAGGTGGGATAAACCAGATTATTATTATTTAGTTAGACAGTTTATAGCAGTTTTACTTGGTATGGTTTTGATGATTTTAGCATATAATATCCCTATAAATTTTTATAGAAAAGTAGTCCCAGTTTTGTATTTTGTTACTTTGTTTTTACTTATGTCTGTATTCTTTTTTAGTGCAGTAAATGGTTCTCATAGATGGATAAAACTGCCTTTTATAAATTTCCAACCAAGTGAATTGGCTAAATTTGTTTCAATAGTTTATCTTGCACATTACTTAGATAAAAAATCTGATAAAATCTCAGACTTTTTTAAGGGATTTTTACCAGCAATGATTTTGCTGGGTATATTATCTGCTTTAATCTTGGTTGAGCCTGATTATGGTACATCTTTTCTAATAATGGCAATTTCTATTATACTGATGTTTATCGGTGGTGCTAGTATAAAACATATCTTAGGAATTGTAGCTTTTTCAGTACCACCAGCAATAGTATTGTTATTTAGTGGTTATCACAGAGAAAGGTTGTTAAGCTTTCTTGACCCTTGGAGCTATTATCATGGACCTGGATATCAGTTGATTCAATCTTTAATAGCGATTGGTAGTGGTGGATTTTTTGGAAAAGGTTTTGGTAATAGTAGCCAGAAACTTTACTTTTTACCCGAAGCTCATACAGATTTTATCTTTTCAATAATCTCTGAAGAACTTGGATTTTTGGGTAGTCTAATATTGCTCTTTATAATTTTGATGTTGTTTTTAGAAATAAAAAGGGTTGCTGATAGTGAAAGTGATAAATTTAAAAGATTGCTCTGTTTTGGGATTGGATTGATGTTTATGTTGCAGGCACTTATACATCTTTTTGTGTCTACTGGCTTATTTCCAACAAAAGGGATTGCATTGCCGTTTATAAGTTATGGAGGATCTTCTGTTATGATGTCACTTTTTATGATTGGAATTGTGCTAAGGTGTAAAAAGGAGCAGCTATGAAAGTAGTTATTGCTGGTGGTGGTACAGGCGGGCATCTGTTTCCAGGTATATCGTTGGCGAATGTCCTGACTGATAAAGGTGTAGAATTCCTTTTTATGGTTTCAAATAGAGGTATAGATAGATCAATTTTGAGTAAATTTGGATATAAGTTTTATGAGCAAAACATTTATGCTTTTAAAGGAAAAAACATTACATGGAAAATTAAAACATTATTATCAATAATTAAAGAGAGTATTAAAGTCTTTAAAGAAATAGATAAAAGAGATATTGTTATTCTGTTAGGTGGATTTGCATCAGTGCCTACTGGTATTGTTTCTATATTGAAAAGAAATCCTTTGTATATTCATGAACAAAATTCTGTAATGGGTATAGCAAATAGGTTTTTTAGTAAGTTTGCAAAAAAAGTATTTTTAAGTTTTGAGAAGACTAAATTTGCTCCTAAAAATGCTATAGTTGTGGGTAATCCCATTAGAAAAGAGTTTTATGAAATTGAAGCAAAAGAGAATTTTGAAAAACATCTTTTGATTGTTGGTGGTAGTCAAGGAAGCAGAATCATTAATAAATTTGTCTCAGAAATAGCAAAAGACTTATTGAATAAAGGGTATTCTATTTATCACCAAACTGGAGAAAAACTCTACAATGAGACTGTCAATTTTTATAAAGAAAACGGAGTTGATCAAGGTGATAATATAAAGATAGAACCTTTTATAGATAATATGGTGGATGCGTATAAATGGTCTGATATTGTTATTAGTAGAGCAGGAGCTGGGGCAGTTTTTGAATTGATGTATTCAAAA is a window encoding:
- the ftsW gene encoding putative lipid II flippase FtsW, whose product is MPANRLNREYDERIYVFVLTIILIIIGCLYIYNVGSIQAQRWDKPDYYYLVRQFIAVLLGMVLMILAYNIPINFYRKVVPVLYFVTLFLLMSVFFFSAVNGSHRWIKLPFINFQPSELAKFVSIVYLAHYLDKKSDKISDFFKGFLPAMILLGILSALILVEPDYGTSFLIMAISIILMFIGGASIKHILGIVAFSVPPAIVLLFSGYHRERLLSFLDPWSYYHGPGYQLIQSLIAIGSGGFFGKGFGNSSQKLYFLPEAHTDFIFSIISEELGFLGSLILLFIILMLFLEIKRVADSESDKFKRLLCFGIGLMFMLQALIHLFVSTGLFPTKGIALPFISYGGSSVMMSLFMIGIVLRCKKEQL
- the murF gene encoding UDP-N-acetylmuramoyl-tripeptide--D-alanyl-D-alanine ligase; its protein translation is MKTLNIKEAFKNLIDYISPTIVEYNNVVINSKEVKKGDIFLALKGTNVDGNSFFKEAYERGAILTVFDNPYFYNKASINKVLVEDSFNAIKSFGIWKLKNNFAKRVAITGSVGKTTTKKLLYEIFSKQYQSYMSYKNYNNELGIAISCANIPDEVDYAFFEIGTNSKGEIKKYTDYIRPEVAVITKIASSHIGRFGDLNEIAAEKFSIAETDSVKELWLNENDTVYLKDEIVKNKKIFTVGFSEKADFRIIDIKSLDGGYEFYVKFNRDKFKFQINHFYYHFILNASMAAGVALREGIEYDYIYQAIKEFLPEEKRGVVYNYENIAIIDDTYNASIDSITAALKSLDKYKCFNKDKIAIIGEIAEIEGFEDEIYEKLIEFAKKLSGVTVIFCGDYFDKYEDFENIKFFNNKQKLYKYLNNINSGCFLVKASRSKKFEEIVDYLITKGRGKYAV
- the mraY gene encoding phospho-N-acetylmuramoyl-pentapeptide-transferase, with protein sequence MLYNLLYPLSEHFILFNVFKYITFRTIYAIITSFIIAIVFGPKIIKQLKTLQISQKTKGYEPERHKEKEGTPTMGGLLIILSCVVSTLLWADLRNYYVWIVLYVFICTAAIGLFDDYIKTIKKNPEGLSPKSKFLAQVVVAVTTTILIIWVDKSNIATKLYFPFFKHLIIDLSYFYILFAVFIIVGTSNAVNLTDGLDGLAIMPTVISFGTFILFTYLAGHIKFSNYLHIPYVAGSGELAIFCGSMVGAGLGFLWFNAFPASVFMGDVGSLSIGSALGTVAIIVKQEIVLAIVGGVFVIETLSVILQVGFFKATKGKRLFRMAPIHHHYELKGWSEPKIIVRFWIVSFLLALLALSTLKLR
- the murG gene encoding undecaprenyldiphospho-muramoylpentapeptide beta-N-acetylglucosaminyltransferase, with amino-acid sequence MKVVIAGGGTGGHLFPGISLANVLTDKGVEFLFMVSNRGIDRSILSKFGYKFYEQNIYAFKGKNITWKIKTLLSIIKESIKVFKEIDKRDIVILLGGFASVPTGIVSILKRNPLYIHEQNSVMGIANRFFSKFAKKVFLSFEKTKFAPKNAIVVGNPIRKEFYEIEAKENFEKHLLIVGGSQGSRIINKFVSEIAKDLLNKGYSIYHQTGEKLYNETVNFYKENGVDQGDNIKIEPFIDNMVDAYKWSDIVISRAGAGAVFELMYSKRIGIFIPLKIAADNHQFYNALHAKEKGVAEIITEDDLSKESMIKTIDKIEKDYSTYRENLLSIKRLKSAEIICEEILSA
- the murD gene encoding UDP-N-acetylmuramoyl-L-alanine--D-glutamate ligase; the protein is MRAAIVGYGLSGKSAEKILREILKVDNIAIFDDKQDGFKPTADFDDENFDLVVVSPGLNIEKLNVNNKSKVISEYELVFNLVKDKTFIGITGSNGKSTTTFLTSQILNKIGLKSVACGNIGYPLGYAIFDDFDYFVVEFSSFQIDLMRKGEFLDAGVIINITPDHLDRYKTFENYLKSKVRLSELLKDDGFFVVGKDITSYIANYDLCIDTDFNDYPKLKGDVLYFENFYINVNHFPLVGKHNLVNLSFALEIVNNFYELKGDVTHLIEDLKGLPHRCEIVREIDGILFVNDSKGTNVDSTKTALKGLDGKIILLLGGLDKDGDFSELNDDIKKKCKAVVCFGRDAKNIYDQIDFEKKILVNKLKEAFDTSTELAKSGDIVLLSPGCASFDEFNNFEERGEYFKKLVDEYASK